ATCTCGATCTTTTTCATGATCGCAATCCTTTCTCGCAAGACGTTAGTACTGGTATCCGGACTCGTTGTGCTGGCTCATGTCCAGACCGACTTCTTCCTCTTCCGGCGTCACGCGCAGGCCCACCACCATATCGGTGAACTTGAGCAACAGGTAGCTTGCGCCAAAGCAGAACACCCAGGTGGCCACCACAGAGGCCACCTGCACCAGGAACTGGTGCACATCGCCCTGCAGCAGGCCGGATTTGCCGTTCACGGCAGCGTTGGCGAAAATGCCCGTGGCAATGGCGCCCCAGGTCCCACCTACGCCATGAATGCCCACCACGTCCAGGGCATCGTCAAAGCCGAGCTTGTGCTTGAGGAAGATGCCGCCGTAGCAGATGGCGCCGCCGGAAAGACCCATGAGCAGCGCGCCCATGGGGGTGACGAAACCGGCTGCCGGGGTGATGACCACCAGCCCGGCCACAGCGCCGGAGGCAGCGCCCAGGGTGGTGGGCTTGCCGCTGACGATGCGTTCCATGGCGATCCAGGCCAGGGCCGCCGCAGCGGCAGCGATGTGCGTGGTCACAAAGGCGCTGGAAGCCAGCCCGTTGGCAGCCAGGGCGCTGCCGGCGTTGAAGCCGAACCAGCCGAACCACAGGATGCCCGCACCAAGCACAGTCATGGGAATGTTATGCGGGATGAACGGCGCCTGCCCGTAGCCGCGGCGATAGCCCAGGACAAGGGCCGCCGCCAGAGCCGCCGCGCCGGAGCTCATGTGCACCACCGCGCCGCCGGCAAAGTCCAGCGCGCCCATCTGTGCCATCCAGCCGCCGCCCCACACCCAGTGGGCCATGGGACAGTACACCAGGATGAGCCACAGGACGGAGAAAACCAGGAACCCGGAAAACTTGATGCGCTCCGCATACGCCCCGGAGATGAGCGCGGGCGTGATGACCGCGAACATGCACTGGAAAATCATGAAGGTGGAATGCGGGATGGTGGGAGCAACGGCTGCCGGTTCCGCGCCCACACCGTACAGGAAGGCGAAGTTCAGGGAGCCAATGACGCCGGCGATATCGTCGCCGAAGGCCAGGCTGTAGCCCACAGCCACCCACACCAGTGTTCCCACTGCAAGCATGATGAAGCTGTGCATGATGGTGCCCAGCACGTTCTTGTTGCGCGTGAGGCCGCCATAGAACAGGGCCAAACCGGGGGTCATGAACATGACCAGAGCGGCGCAGATAAGAATGAATGCGGTATCCGCCGGCTGCATGATTTCCTCCTGCTGAAAATGAGCTGTGCGTCGCTTTTGTTTCGTGCAGCACTGCTGCACACCCATGCCAATACGTCCTTCCCGTGAAAGACGGCCCCCTTGTAGCGCACTCCGCAGCCCAGGGGAACCCGTTTTGACATTAATCGCAACAAACACGAAACAATCCGCAGCATCAATGCACTCCCGCGCGCGGCCCACTCACCATCCTCCATGGGCCGCGCCGGATCACCTCATGAATTAATCATTTTACATCAGGTGATTACAACAACACCTCAAATCAAAACCGCCGCAATGCCGTATTGTGCTCCTGGACGCGCGGGAATGCATTTTTTTCCTTGCCATGCGCGCCGTCCGTGTTTTTTGACGTTTCTGCAACATTGCCTCACAGCATGCCCAGTTCCCAGTTGAACTGGCTGCTGCGGCCCGGCGTTTCCACCCGCCTGGGCTGCGGCTCCTTCAGGTGGATGAACACGCCGTACCCTGCGTCCTCCAGCGCCTCTGTCCTGGCGGTGATGTCCAGGGGCCAGGCCGGGAAGATCCACGAGAGCGGGCCATACGGCCGGGTGAAGAACGTCTCGCCCTTGGGGCTGGACAGGGGCTCCTGGGGATTGACCAGGGGACTCCGATAGCGCGTCACCCCCACGGGCCAGTAGCCCGAGACCACGATGCCCAGGGGCAGCGGGCTTTGTGCCGGCAAGGCGAGGATGTCTTCCCCCCCAAGCTCGGGGCTGACCACAGCCATGTCGAACCCCAGGGCGCGCATTTCTTCCAGGGCCAGGGGATTGGCCAAGTTGCAGAACGGCCCGGCCACGGGCTTGACCTTGCCCAGATCCGGCAACAGCCCGATCTGCCAGGGCGCATTGCAGACGATGCGCCGGCCGCCGTCGCGCACCAGCTTGTGCAGGGCCTTCTTCCAGGACTCTTCCTCCTCGGGCCAGATGACGGGCGGCAGCCACCACCAGATTTTCGGGTACAAGGTGGGCGAGCATTTTTCCGGGGTAAAGGGCGTCATCCACAAGCCCTTGACGCCCCGCTCGGTCTGCTTGCCCGCGGCCAGGGCCCGCTGCACGATCAGGTTGACCGTGCCCTTGGGACGTCCCGCCGCGGCCGGCATGTGCGGTTCGAAGTCCGAGGTCACGCCGGCGGGCTCGCGTCGTTCGGCCAGTTCCGCACGCATGCTGCCCAGGCGGGAGGCCAGCTCAGGCTCCCGCCGGTCCACCAGATACACCGGTGTGCCCTTGGGTGGCAGCCGCGGCCCGGGCCTGCGGCCGCGCGGGTGGAAGGGGCGGGCGTTCTTGCCCAGCCCCTTGCGCTTGAGGGGGGATGATTTGCCGAATTTGCCGGCCTTGCCGGATTCGCCAGGCTTGCCGGACTTACCGGATTCACCGGGCTTGCCGGACGGGCCGGCCTCGGCCGCAGGCGCTGGCCTGAGCTTGGCCACGGCGGGGCGGATGTCCAGCCGGCCGCCCTTGGGGATGGCCTTGCGGATGGGGATGGTCTGATGCCAGCTGTCATCTTCCGACCCCACGCGCAGCAGATCCCCCTTGAGCAGGGGCATGCGGGGGGCAAGATAAGCGCCACCCTCGTTGGTGTGGGTGACACGGCCGGCCAGCAGCCCCGAGGCCACGGCGGATTCCTCCCCGGCCTCGGGCAGGGGCTGATGCGGTTTTTGCGGCAGGAACAGGGCATGGCTGCCCTGGCGCCCCAGGGCCCGTTCCAGGATGGCCAGAGCCTCCTTGCGGGCGGCGGGGTCGTCGCTGTGGTCGCGCAGCATCTTGTAGGCGGTCACGGCGTAGAAGGCGTAATGCGGCCCTTTTTTGCGACCCTCGATCTTCCAGGCCTTGATGCGCGGGAACTGCAGGAGCGTCTTGGCCAGCACATCCAGCGAGAGATCCAGACAGGAGAACACCCGCCCGCCCTCGGAGGCAGAACCGTGCACGCCCTTGCCGGAATACCGCCGCCGGCAGGGCTGCACGCAGCGGCCGCGCAGGCCGCTCTTGCCGCCCATGTAGCTGGACCAATAACACCGGCCGGAGACGCAGAAGCAGAGCGCGCCATGGACAAAGGCTTCCAGATCCATGTCCAGCTCCGCCGCGGCGGTGTCCATGGCCTTCATCTCATCCACATGAAATTCCCGGGCCAGCACCACCCGACGCACGCCCATCTCCTTGGCCACGCGCAGGCCTGCCATGGGGGATACGGCCGCCAGGGTGGAAAGATGGATCTCCCCGGGAAATTCGATCTGCCGCAATAACTGCACGGCCCCGAGATCCTGCACGATGACCCCGGCCGGCTGCACGGCCTTGGCCACGCGATCCAGCATGCGGCCGGCGGCGTCCAGATCCCCGGGCTTGAGCATGGTATTCAGGGCCAGATAGGTCTTCACCCCTTTTTCGCGTGCATAGCCGGAAAGTGCGGCCAGCTCCTTGACGGCGAAGTTATCTGCCTGCATCCTTGCAGAGAAATGTTTCAGCCCTGCGTACACGGCATCCGCTCCGGCGGCCACGGCTGCCAGGAAGGCATCCGGCTGCCCGGCCGGAGCCAGGATTTCAGGACGTACGGAACCTGTTGATGCGGTCGTCGAATCTGTCGTCAACACTGTCATGGATTCTCCATCGCCCAGGCTTCCATGGGCACGTCCATGCGGACGTTGCCTGCATGTGCGGGCGGTCAATGAGGTAACTGCTATGGCGCAAGCCCTGTTGAAGGCGTCCTGCCACGACGCCTTGGTGCTGGAAAACCGTCTGCTCGGCGCCGGTCCGTCGGCAGGCGGCATCTGGAAACTCGTGCTGGACTTCCCCGGCTGGACCCTCTGGCGGCCCGGCCAGTTCGTCATGCTCCGGTCGGGAACCTTTGGTCAGGAACTCATCTGGGGGCGGCCCATCTCCATCGGCGATTACCAGAACGGCCAGCTCACCCTGTACATCCTGAACACGGGCCGGGGCACGGAAAAACTCGCCGCACTCAAACAGGGGGACGCCTGCACCGTCTGGGGCCCCCTGGGCAACGGCTTCGCCCAGGAAAAGAACGCCTCCACGCTCATGCTCTGCGGCGGCATCGGCATTGCTCCCTTTGTGGGCTATACCCGGGCCCATCCGGCCCCGGAAAAGCTCACCCTGCTCTTCGGCCACCGCCTTCCATTGGATTCCTACCCTTGGGACGCCTTTTCGTCCATCACCGCAAGGGGCTATTTGGAGCAAGGGCCTGCGGATTTGCAACAATTCATCGACGCCATGCGCGAGGCCATGACTGCCACGGCCGCGGAACAGGGTCTGGTGCTCTCCTGCGGCCCCCTGCCCTTCCTGCGCACGGTGCAGCGTCTGGCCAGGGAAACCGGGGCACGGACGCAACTTTCCCTGGAAAATCGAATGGGTTGCGGCGTGGGGGCCTGCCTTGGCTGTGTGGCCGAGGACGACCAGGGCAAGCGCGTGCAGACCTGCAGCCGTGGGCCGGTGTTCTGGTCCACCAAAATCACCGTCTAAGGAGACGCCGCATGACCACCGAATCTTCGTCCGTCTCCGCCCCTTCCGTGTCCACGGCCGTGCAGGTCGGTAGTCTGGCGCTGAAAAATCCCATCCTCACCGCCTCGGGCACCTTTGGCTACGGCCTGGAATTCGCGCCCTACGGCGATCTGAAATCCCTGGGCGGCATCATCGTCAAGGGCCTGTCCCTCAAGCCGCGTCTGGGCAACCCCATGCCCCGCCTGGCCGAGACACCCTGCGGCATGCTCAACGCCATTGGCCTGCAGAACATCGGGGTGGAAGCCTTTCTGCAAGACAAGCTCCCTGCCCTGCCGCATCAGGACGTGCCCATCATCGCCAACCTGTATGCCTGCGACGCCGACGAGTTCGCCGCCCTGGGCGGCATCCTGGCCCGGGCCGAGGGCATTGCGGCCATTGAGGTCAATGTGTCCTGCCCCAACGTGGCGTCAGGCGGCATCCTCTTCGGGCAGGATCCAACCCAGGCCGCCAGGGTGACGGAAGCAGTGAAGAAACAGGCCGGCAACACGCCGGTCTGGGTCAAGCTCACGCCCAATGTCTCGGATATCGCCGCCGTGGCCCGGGCCGTGGAAAAAGCCGGGGCCGACGCCCTGTGCTGCATCAACACCCTGCCCGGCATGGCCGTGGATCTGGAACGCCGCACCCCGCGGCTGGCCAACGTCATCGGCGGGTTGTCCGGCCCGGCCATCAAACCCGTGGCCCTGCGCTGCGTGTGGGAGGTGGCCAGGGCGGTGAAGATCCCGGTCATCGGCGTGGGCGGCATCACCAGCGCGCGGGATGTGCTGGAATTCATCCTGGCCGGCGCCACAGCGGTGCAGGTGGGCACGGCCAACTTCATGCGGCCGGACGCAGCCTTTGCCATGGCCGCCGCCCTGCCCGCCGCCATGCAGGCCCTGCGCATCGCCTCCCTGGACGAGCTGCGCGGCACGCTGAAAGTGTAACATACCCCTTCGAGCTGGATACATGAAACGCGCTTCCACCCTCTTGTTGACGATGCTGTGCTGCCTTGTGCTGCTCTGCGCCTGCGCCGGACGCAGGCAGGCCCCTTCCGCCACCATCGAACGCCCCCAGTGGGGGCAGGCGTTCCAGCAGGCCGGTCTCCAGCCTGCCCAGGGAACCATGGTGCTGCTGCACGACGGCGCCGATGCCGTGCAGGTGTACAACCCGGCCCGGGCCGCCACGCCCATGCTCCCGGCATCCACCTTCAAAATCCTCAATGCCTGCATCGCCCTGGAAACGGGCGTGGCCAGCGGGCCGGATCAGGTCTTTCCCTGGAACGGCGTCACGCATTCCGTCGCGGCCTGGAACAGGGATCTCACGCTGCAGGAGGCCTTTGCCGCCTCCAGCGTGCCGGTGTTTCAGGAGCTCGCCCGCCGGATCGGACACGAGCGCATGCAGAAATACGTGCAGCAGGCGCGCTACGGCAATGCGAACATCGGCGGCGAGATCGATTCCTTCTGGCTGCGCGGAGCCCTGCGCATCTCCGCCCGGGAGCAGCTCGACTTCCTGCAGCGCCTGTACCACAATCGGCTGCCCTTTTCCAGACGCACCATGGCCATGGTGAAGGATATCATGGTGGTGGAACAGGGACACGGCTGGACCCTGCGCGCCAAGACCGGCGTGGCCGTCCAAGACACGCCGCACATCGGCTGGTGGGTGGGCTGGGTGGAGCGCGGCGAGAAGGTCTGGTTCTTCGCCCTGAATATCGATGTCGCCGGCCCGGAGCAGTACGGCCTGCGGCAGCAGATCGTCAAGACCATCCTCAAGGCCGAGGGCATCCTGCCGTAAGCCGCCTGATTCCCGCAATCCCATCAACAAGGCCTGCGACGCTTGCCGCAGGCCTTGTTGCAATTACTGCAGTCCTACCACGTCCGCCGATCCACCAGCCGGGGCGCGTTCTCGGGCAGTGTTTCCCCGCACGCCGCCGGATCCAGGCGCTGCACCCGGGGCCGCAGCTTGCATACAGCCTGGAAGGACGCCGCCACAGCCTCGCAGGAAATCGAGTCCGGCGCGACCACCAGGAGGGTCAGCGCATCCCGGCCGTCGGGATTTTCCACCACCACCTGCCAGCGCAGCATCTCGGCGTACCCCGCCAGTGCCTGGGCCACTTGGTGCGGATAGATGAACTGTCCCTTGACCTTGGCCGTATCGTCCACGCGGCCCAGGATCCCCTGCAGCCGGGGTGCGCTGCGGCCGCAGGCGCAGGGCGCGTCGTCCAGCATGGAGAGATCTCCCGTGGCCAGGCGCACCAGGGGGTATTCCGTGGGAAACGGCGTCACCACCACTTCGCCCAGCTCCCCGGCCGGCAGGGGCGCGCCGGTGGCGGGATCGCAGATTTCCACATGCGCCCGGGCGGCCAGATGCATGCCCGTGAGCTGCCGGCATTCGTAGGCGATGCAGCCCACGTCCGCCGTGCCGTAGCCCTGGCGCACCACCATGCCCAGCTCCTCTTCCAGCTCCCGACGCAGGGACTCCGGCAACCGCTCCGCAGCCACAAAGGCCACCTTGAGCCGGAAGGCCTCGGCCGGGTCCAGGCCCTGGGATCTGGCGGTATCCTTGATGACCTTCAGATAGCTGGCCATGCCCACAAAGCCGGTCACGGGCAGGCGGGTCAGCAGATCGATCTGCGTCTGGGTGTTGCCCGGCCCGGCGGGAATGACGGCGCAGCCGATCTCGCGCAGGGGCTCTTCCAGCATCAGGCCGGCCGGGGTCAGGTGATAGCCGAAGGTCATCTGGACCACATCTCCGGCGCGGAAGCCGGCGGCATGGAAGGCGTCTGTCCAGCCCCAGAAGTCCGAGCTGCGGCCTTCGGGATCGAACAGCGGTCCCGGAGACATGAAAATGCGGGACAGCCGGCCCAGCTCCACGGACGTCAACGCGCCCAGCCCCTCGCGCTGCTGCCAGTCCATCAGATCCTTTTTGCGGATGGGCGGAATGCGGGCAAACTCCTCCCAGGATCGGACATCCGCCAGGGACATGCCGGCCGCCGCCATGCGGGCCCGGAACTCCGCGGAATGCGTCCATGCCGCCTGCAACACCGCCTGCACCCTGGGCCAGGCGGTTTCAAGACGCACCGCCGCCGGGGCCGCTTCGCCCTCATGCCGAATCGTATCTGCTCGTGTCATGCTGCGCTCCTCGTTGGGATACCGTCTGTCACTCGCCGCTGTACTGACGTTGCAGGGCATCCAGATACAGCAGGGCCGTATCCAGGCTGCCCAGTTCGCCGGGCTGCTGCCGCAGCCGCCAGATGACATCCTTGAACGGTGCGTCCGGCGGCGCTCCCAGGGACTCCAGACGCTGCCGCACGGCAGCCTGCAGATCCGGCGGCAGATCCCGCAGGGGATTGGCGGCGCCGGCCTGCCCTGCGCCGGGCTGCTGCTCCGCATCGGCCGGCCAGCCGGGCCGTCGCTCGGCCACCACCTCCAGCAATCGCTGCATGCGGGCGGCGTAGGTGTGTTCGGCCAGGGTCCGCGCCCGGGCCTTGGCGGCCATGGCCTGACGGGCGGTGGGATCGGCCAGGGAGGCCTGGATCAGATCCTTCATTTCCTGCAACGTGGAGAAGGTGGCCAGCTCGTCCGGGGCGTACAGTTCGGGCAGCAGCGACCGCGCATCCACCACCTGAAAGGCCCCGCAGGCGGCCAGCTCGAAGGTGCGGGGGTTGACGAAATCCCCGGGCTGCACCGGCGGGTCTGCCTTCACGCTGGAATGCAGGTTCACGTTCACGGCCGTGGCGTTGAAGATCTTCACCGCCTCTTCCGGGGCGATGCGCGCCCCGCCGCGCTGCAACACCTGGCGCAGGGCGGCGGAGTCTTCCCAGTCGCTGCCCCAAAGGCGGAAATCCATGCCCAGCAGATGCTTGAAGGCCTCCCGCCGGTTGGGGTAGCCGGCCCCCAGAAAGGATACGGCGCTGCCGAACTGGTGCTGCTCCAGGGGCGTCAACGGCGTGGGCTTGTGGAACGCCGGATCCGCCGCCAGGGGCAGGTAGCTGGCGTTGGCCACGCCGATCTCCTGCAAGGCAGTGAGGAAGGGTTCCTTCTGGATGACGAAAAAAAAGTCGTACAACGGCGCAAAGGCGCGCCAGTACGTGAACAGGCGGAAGTCCTCCACAAACCACATGGCCGTGGCCGTGCCGGCGCTGCGCAGCCGCCGCAGGGCCTGACGGGAAAGCGGGGCCTGGGCCAGGGCCAGGACCAGATCCGGCCGGAAGGTCTCCACCTTGGCCAGGATGGCCTGGGACACCACCTGCAGGAAGCTGTTCTCCAGGTGTTCCAGGCGATCCAGCGTCACCCGCAGACGTTTCAGGGCCGTGAATGCGCTGTGAAAGTCCGGGGCGTCGAACTCTTCCACCAGATGCCCCAGGGACCGCAGCCCCGAGGCCGCATACCGCGCCACGGGCAGGGAGCCGCCGTACATGGGCTGCACCACAAGCACGCGCAAGGGGCGGGAAATGGTCATCAGCAAGCCTCCGTGCAGCCCTGGGCATGCACCGTCCAGTCCGGTTCCTGATAGAGATGCTCCGCCACCGCCGCCGCCCCGGGCGAGATCTGCGCCGCAAGCCTGCGGTCCGCCATCACGGTCTCGCGCCAGCGCCGCCGCGACGCGGCATGAGGATCCTGCCCGGCTGTGGCCGTGAAATCGCAGCCCAGCTCGTCCAGGGTGGAGGCCAGCCGGACCACTCCGGCAGGTGGGTCCCCCTTGTCCATGCTCAGCAGACGCAGCAAAGCGCGGTCGGAAAACGGCGCAAGGCAGGCAGTGCGATGGTGGCACGGCTGAGACTCCAGACACGGTGCGCACTCCAGCGTGGCCTGCCACACGGTATGGCCCTGCCCGTAGGGGCCCGTCTCCCAGGCCCAGGCCGAAGACAGGAATGTCGCCACCACCGGCACCCCCAGCCGGGCCGCCAGATGCATCACTCCCGTGTCCGGCGTGAGCACGCAATCCAGTCCGCCCACCAGCCCGTGCAGGGCGGCCCAGTCGGTGCGGCCCGTGACATCGCGCGCCTGTCCCCGCAGATTCCGCGGCAGGGCCTCCAGCAAGGCCCTGGCCGCCGCAGACTCCGCCGTGCTGCCCAGCAGATGGATGGGGACGGATTTGCCCAGACGGTGCACCAGCGCCGCCACACACCCCGCCAGCACCGACGGCGGCAGGGAACGCCGGGCGTTTCTGCCGGCCATGACCACGCCCAGCCCGCCCCCCTTGGGCGCGGCCGGTGGGTTCACCAGGGACGGCGCGAGGGGATCTTCGTGCAGATGCGCCCACAGATCGGCCAGATTGCAGGGGGCCACGGCCCGTCGGCCCGCCCAGCGGAAGGCCAGGGAGAGCCACGGCGCGCGCAGCAGCTGGCCCTGCCGCCAAGCATAGCCCCGGCAGTGCGCCTCGGGAAAGGCCGCCACCAGGGCCTCGGCCAGGGGAGAAAAATTCAGGGCGTAGATGGTCTGAAATTCCAGGGCGCGCAGCGCCTCCACCGTGCGGCGCACCTCGGCCAGCACCGCGGCCGGCGCAGGCAGGGCATGGGCCGCCACGCCGTGGACCTCGCATTCGGGGTGCACCAGTCGGGCCAGGGGGACCAGGGAATGATCCACCAGCAGATGCGTCTCCCGGCCGTCGGCCAGCAGGGACGCAATGAGTCGCCGCGTCTGGACGAGATCGCCAAACCGGGCCAGTTGCAGAACAAGGGCGCGCGAGGGGGCAGGCATCGCCGCACCCTATCCCAAGAATGGCAGGCCTTCAAGTTGAACCCGGAGCCCCCGGAACGGATGTACAGCGCGGCCCGGCTCTGATACTGACTCGCCATGCGCTACTACCCGCTGTTTCTGAATCTCGCGGACCGTCGCTGCATCGTAGCCGGCCTGGGCGATGTGGGCCGCCGAAAATGCCGGGGGCTGCTCCCCGCCGGGCCCGCATCCATTCTTCTGCTTGACACCGCCCCCCTGGATGCCGATTTTGAGCGGGAGATTGCACCGTTGCTGCAGGCTGGCCGCATCGCCATTGCCCGTCGGGTACTGGCGGATGCGGATTTGGACGGATGCTTCCTGGTGTTCGCGGCCACGGGCAGCCGGGAGGAGAACCAGCGCATTGCCGCCCTGTGCCGGGCGCGCGGCGTGCTCTGCAATGTGGTGGATGCGCCGGCCAGCGGGGATTGCATTGTCCCCTCTCTGGCGGTATCCGGCGGGCTCATGGCCGCCTTTTCCACCCAGGGGCAGAGCCCGGCCCTGGCCCGGGTGGTGAAGCACGAACTGGCCGCGGCCCTGGGCAAATGGGCCGGGCTGGCGCAGTTTCTGGGCCTGCTGCGGCCGGCGCTGCTGGAGCTGGGCCAGCCGTCGTCCGAGAATGCGGTGGTGTTCCGCTCCCTGCTGCGGGAGGATCTCGCCGACGCCCTGCGTCGCGGGGACGTACCGACGGCCCTGGCCATCGTCCGGCCGCTGACGCCCATGGCCGTGCATGACGGCCTGGAATCCATGCTTGCGGGCAGCGTGACCGACAGTCAACCATCCGGGATGTCTGCATGAGTCTATTCCTTTTCGCCTACTTCCTCATCGTGTTGGCCTATCTCGCCGCCACGGGCTTATCCTTGTTCGGGGCCTTGCGACGCCGGCCCGGCCTGCGCCGCGCCGCGGTGCGCGTGGCCTTTGGCGGATTCCTGCTCCACACCCTGCTCCTGGGCCACTTCTTTGCCACGGAGACGATTGTGGAATGGTCCACCGGGGTATATCTGAAGATGCTCTCCTGGTGCGTGCTGGCGGTGTCCTTCCTGTTGTGGCACCGGCTGCGCTGGGATTTCCTCTCGTTGACGGTGTCGCCAGTGGCGCTGCTGCTGTTTGCGTCGTCCATCAACCATGCCCAGGGCACGGTGCAGATGCCCAAGGCGCTGCACGGCCTCTTTTTCACCCTGCACATCGGCGTGCTGTTTGCCAGCATTGCCCTGCTGGCCGTGGCCTGCGGGGCCGGGCTGCTGTTCGTGCATCAGGAACGCAAGATCAAAACCAAGGCCCGGCTGGCGGGCTTTCTGCAAGACATGCCCGGCCTAGCAGCCCTGGACCGCGTGAACCACTGGGCCGTCTGCCTGGGCTTTCCGCTGTTCACCCTGGGCATGCTCACGGGGTTCGTGTTCGCGCGCCTCACCTGGGGCAAGGTGTTGTCTGCGGATCCCAAGGAATTCATGTCCCTGGCCATCTGGGCCCTGTTCGCCTGGCTCTTTTACGGCAGGCTGTTTCTGGACTGGCGCGGCAAACGGCCGGCGAAGCTGGCCATGCTGCTCTTCGCCCTGGCTGTGGTCTCCATCGCCGGCGTGAACTTCTTCCTGCAAAGCCACCACGGTCTGATGGAGCGTCCATGACCCTGTCCATCTATCTCATTGGTCTCAACCACAAAACCGCGCCGGTGGAAGTGCGGGAAAAGTTCGCCCTGGCCGGCGTGTGTCCGCCTCCCCCTGAGGACCTGCCCGCCGTC
This sequence is a window from Megalodesulfovibrio gigas DSM 1382 = ATCC 19364. Protein-coding genes within it:
- a CDS encoding precorrin-2 dehydrogenase/sirohydrochlorin ferrochelatase family protein; translated protein: MRYYPLFLNLADRRCIVAGLGDVGRRKCRGLLPAGPASILLLDTAPLDADFEREIAPLLQAGRIAIARRVLADADLDGCFLVFAATGSREENQRIAALCRARGVLCNVVDAPASGDCIVPSLAVSGGLMAAFSTQGQSPALARVVKHELAAALGKWAGLAQFLGLLRPALLELGQPSSENAVVFRSLLREDLADALRRGDVPTALAIVRPLTPMAVHDGLESMLAGSVTDSQPSGMSA
- a CDS encoding cytochrome C assembly family protein, whose amino-acid sequence is MSLFLFAYFLIVLAYLAATGLSLFGALRRRPGLRRAAVRVAFGGFLLHTLLLGHFFATETIVEWSTGVYLKMLSWCVLAVSFLLWHRLRWDFLSLTVSPVALLLFASSINHAQGTVQMPKALHGLFFTLHIGVLFASIALLAVACGAGLLFVHQERKIKTKARLAGFLQDMPGLAALDRVNHWAVCLGFPLFTLGMLTGFVFARLTWGKVLSADPKEFMSLAIWALFAWLFYGRLFLDWRGKRPAKLAMLLFALAVVSIAGVNFFLQSHHGLMERP